One window of Haloarcula rubripromontorii genomic DNA carries:
- a CDS encoding ParA family protein: MGHEVLLVDLAGTQNDLATHFGLSIVEDDDADGVTIDAPISAVFGDDWAFLRDNIDDLLDRMTFPTDEGPDLIPADLGLGGADNNLANVPLEERYQKLDGFVEDLVADQYDLVIFDLPGKEDNIALNGLFAARNVVAPLKPGAFERDQLQKLDATLDEISTDLDVDLGLALIIPTIISSQETLSESFVEYVTEEYPEIVGEPVTKTADIGNNQNAGRTLYAVPDDELYATGKRAREAYSANTEQLLTQLTDR; this comes from the coding sequence ATGGGACACGAGGTTCTCCTCGTTGACCTCGCTGGAACACAGAACGACCTCGCGACACACTTCGGACTCTCCATCGTCGAGGACGACGACGCGGATGGCGTCACCATCGATGCCCCGATCTCGGCCGTCTTCGGTGACGACTGGGCGTTCCTCCGAGACAACATCGATGACCTTCTGGATCGGATGACGTTCCCGACCGACGAGGGGCCGGACCTTATCCCAGCTGATCTCGGGCTCGGTGGCGCAGACAATAACCTCGCGAACGTCCCACTCGAAGAGCGCTACCAGAAACTCGATGGCTTCGTTGAGGACCTCGTCGCCGACCAGTACGACCTCGTCATCTTCGACCTGCCCGGCAAGGAGGACAACATCGCACTCAACGGGCTCTTCGCTGCTCGGAACGTCGTCGCTCCGCTGAAACCCGGTGCCTTCGAGCGTGACCAGCTCCAAAAACTGGATGCGACGCTGGACGAGATCAGCACTGACCTCGATGTCGACCTCGGGTTGGCGCTAATCATCCCGACGATCATCAGTAGCCAGGAGACCCTCTCGGAGTCGTTCGTCGAGTACGTGACCGAAGAGTACCCTGAGATCGTCGGTGAACCCGTCACCAAGACCGCCGATATCGGGAACAACCAGAACGCCGGTCGGACGCTCTATGCCGTCCCTGACGACGAACTCTATGCGACCGGGAAGCGAGCCCGTGAGGCGTACAGTGCGAACACTGAGCAACTGCTGACCCAACTCACAGACCGATGA
- a CDS encoding GNAT family N-acetyltransferase, giving the protein MPGPTFLEGETVTLRPVEREDVPFVQRAINDPRIWRPAMDVNPTNGELAEEFFETVLTAEEDVHCLACVDGDPVGHVSLMESRYGPDETRRARSAELAYWVHPDHHSQGYGSDAALQMVRYAFEDRNMRRIHARAGSFNEASAALLESLGFEHEGTRREAAWYRGEYHDMELYGLLRDEWDGGR; this is encoded by the coding sequence ATGCCTGGACCCACGTTCTTGGAGGGCGAAACCGTGACCCTCCGGCCGGTCGAACGCGAGGACGTCCCGTTCGTGCAGCGCGCCATCAACGACCCCCGCATCTGGCGGCCCGCGATGGACGTCAACCCGACGAACGGCGAGTTGGCCGAGGAGTTCTTCGAGACCGTCCTGACCGCCGAGGAGGACGTTCACTGTCTGGCCTGCGTCGACGGCGACCCCGTCGGCCATGTCTCGCTGATGGAGTCCCGATACGGCCCCGACGAGACCCGTCGCGCGCGGTCAGCCGAGCTTGCCTACTGGGTGCACCCTGACCACCACAGTCAAGGATACGGCTCCGACGCCGCCCTCCAGATGGTCCGGTACGCCTTCGAAGACCGCAACATGCGCCGCATCCACGCCCGCGCTGGCAGCTTCAACGAGGCCTCGGCCGCGCTGCTAGAGTCACTGGGCTTCGAGCACGAAGGCACCCGCCGCGAGGCCGCCTGGTACCGCGGCGAGTACCACGACATGGAGCTGTACGGCCTGCTGCGGGACGAGTGGGACGGCGGCCGGTAG
- a CDS encoding type IV pilin N-terminal domain-containing protein, producing MEKRAVSSVISVLLMTAVAVIFAATVSVIALDIIDASQPAPSAGFEQRLLDEDSSEERLELTLTHGDRIRADQVLIVSTEPVDIGGPDTDPNGGYATVGEKLTEGNDQSGVGDYWTAGESILLGGVGDLSGTTIRVVWNPAEVRKDGQNGRAPSALIGENSAILWEYTVT from the coding sequence ATGGAGAAACGTGCTGTCTCGTCGGTTATCTCGGTTCTTCTTATGACGGCGGTGGCAGTCATATTTGCGGCGACAGTCTCTGTAATAGCTCTTGATATTATTGACGCCAGCCAGCCAGCCCCGAGTGCCGGATTTGAGCAACGATTACTTGATGAAGATAGTTCTGAAGAGCGACTTGAACTTACGCTCACGCACGGCGATAGAATCCGCGCAGATCAGGTGCTGATCGTCTCGACAGAGCCGGTCGATATCGGTGGCCCAGATACGGACCCAAATGGTGGGTACGCAACGGTTGGCGAAAAACTGACCGAAGGGAATGATCAGTCTGGTGTAGGGGACTACTGGACAGCCGGAGAGTCGATTTTGCTCGGCGGTGTCGGTGACCTGTCGGGAACTACCATCCGTGTCGTCTGGAATCCAGCGGAAGTTCGAAAAGACGGCCAGAACGGCAGAGCACCGAGCGCGTTAATCGGTGAGAACTCTGCAATTCTTTGGGAGTACACTGTTACATAG